The sequence below is a genomic window from Sorangiineae bacterium MSr12523.
GGGAACGACGTTCCACGCGGCGGTGCTGCCGCCGTGAGCTCGCACCTCGCGTCGACCTGGCTGGGCGTGTTGCTCGTCGCCTCGGGCGTCGCCGTGGTGCACCGCTATGGTGGCCGTGCCGAGACGGTTCGTGTTCCACAGGCCGATGCCGTCGCCCCCTCCAAGGCGCCGCCCAAGCCGGTGACCGCGGCCGAGGCTTACCAGGCGCGCACCCGCTTCGTGTCCGCCCTCGGCGATGCCCGCCTCGACGTGCCCAACGCCAAGACCGGTCTCTCCATGCTGAAGCCGCACTGGCGCAAGATGGGGGTGCCCTTCGTGTCGCTGTCGGACGACGCGCGCAAGCTCGGCATGAGCATCGTGCTTCGCACCAGCGCGCGCGAGGAGGCCTGGAGCACGAAGACGCAAGGCGGCAGCACCTGGATGCCCAATGCGCGCGTCTGGAACATGAACGAGGGAAGCTTCGACCAGCGCGAGGGCATCTTTGCGCCGCCGCCGGCCACGCTCGGCTACCGCGTTCGCATCCCGCCGCACGCGGCCCTCTCGTTTTCCGCGGCCATGGTCAACCGTGCCATCGACGACGGCGTCTTCACCGTGACCCTCGTCGATGCCGGCGGCACCGAGCACGAGCTCTGTTCCAAGCGCGTCTCCGCGGCCGAGTCTTCCGTGTGGCACGACGTCACGTGTCCATTGGAGCCTTGGGTCGGCCACGACGTGGAGCTGCGGTTCAAAACGTCGTCGGCCCCCGCCGAAAAGCACACGAGGCTCGAAAAAACCGAGAACAACAACGACGACCTCGGTCCCGTGCTCGCGGCGAATCTCCCGCTCCTCGTTTGGGGCAATCCCACCTTGCTGGCCAAGGAGCTCACCAACGTCCCGTACAACGTCGTCTGGATCGTGGTCGATGCCCTGCGCCCCGACGTCATTCCAAGCTTCCACGACGATGCCGACGATGCGAAAAAACGAGCGGCGCCGTACCCGCCGCTCGATGCGCTGCTGCCGAAAATCGAAGGCCTCACCCCATCGCTCGATGCGCTTGCGCGCGCGGGCACGCGCTTCACGAATGCCCATTCCGCGGCCACATGGACCCGGCCGGGCACGCTGGCCATGCTCGTCGGCGCACGCGCCTCGGAGATCGGCGTCGAATCGCTGCACTTCGTGCTGCATGACAGCGACATCGAGCGCTACTACAGCAGCGAGCCGCCCCTCATCTCGCGCATCCTCGCCAAGAACGGTGTGCTCCCGCGCGCCTTCGTGAACAACTTTTTCATGGCCGGCTACGCCACCGCGGGCCTCGACATGGGCTTCGAGCGCGTGGCCGATCATCGCTACCATACGCGCGATACCGCCGAAATCACGCGCGATACGGTTTCGTTCATTCGCGATCATGCGAGCGAGCGCTTCTTCCTCTTTTGCAATTACAACTCGCCCCACTCGCCTTGGGAGCCTCCGCAGAAGTTTCTCGATCGCGTTCCGCCGCCGCCCGCAGGTCCCACCGACAAGCACGTGCGGCGCTACATGGCCGAGGCGGCGAAGGACGACGAGGCCATCGGCGATGTCGTGCGCGCCCTCGACGAGGCCCACCTGCGCGAGCGCACCCTCATCGTCGTAACCGCGGATCACGGTGAGACGCTTTCCACGGCGCACGATGGGGTGACCTCGCTCGACGAGCTTCCGGTGCGCTTCCACCATGCGGCCGGCAACTACGAGGAAACGGGCCGCATCCCCATCCTGGCTGTTCTCCCGGGGGTCATCCCTGCCAACAAAGCCGTCACCGAGCGCGTTCGCAGCATCGACATCGCCCCCACCGTCCTCGAGGTGCAAGGCCTCACGCCGCCCACGCGCATGTCCGGCCGGTCCCTCGTGCCCCTCATGGCGGGCACCAAAGAGGACGAGCGCGTCGTTCTCACGGAGGGACGTGCCACGCGCGGTCTCATGGTGGGTCGCTACCGACTCCTCGTGCGCGAGGGCAAGGCGCAGACGACACGCCTAGGTGACAAATCGGTGACCGTGAGCGACGAGCTGTTCGACCTGGAGGACGATCCGGGCGAGCGCCATGACATCGCACCTGCGCGCCCCGACATGGTGGCCGAAATGCGGGCCCGCCTCGCCGCCGCCGAGAAAAACGTCGCGGTGGCCGGCTCCGAGCCGGTATCGCGAAAAGAAGGCAAGGAGAGCCTCGTTCCCCTGCATTTGCGCTTCGTCGGCGGCGGCGGTGTGCATCGCGTGAATGGCACGCTGCAAGCGGCGGGGGGCGCGGCTGCATTCCGCGCGGAGCCCGTGGGGATTGCGCACGAGGTCATCAAGGTCGAAGGCCCTCGCGTCGAATTCGCCTTTTCCACGGTTCCCGACGGTGTCGTCGGTTTCGATTTACGCGTCGAACCGGCCGATGCGAAGGTCGCCTGGGATCTTTACCTCGACGATAGACCGTGGCCCGCCGATCGCTTCTTTGCAGGCCCGCTGGGCCTCTGGGAAGGCAGCCTGGAGCACGGAAT
It includes:
- a CDS encoding sulfatase-like hydrolase/transferase — protein: MSSHLASTWLGVLLVASGVAVVHRYGGRAETVRVPQADAVAPSKAPPKPVTAAEAYQARTRFVSALGDARLDVPNAKTGLSMLKPHWRKMGVPFVSLSDDARKLGMSIVLRTSAREEAWSTKTQGGSTWMPNARVWNMNEGSFDQREGIFAPPPATLGYRVRIPPHAALSFSAAMVNRAIDDGVFTVTLVDAGGTEHELCSKRVSAAESSVWHDVTCPLEPWVGHDVELRFKTSSAPAEKHTRLEKTENNNDDLGPVLAANLPLLVWGNPTLLAKELTNVPYNVVWIVVDALRPDVIPSFHDDADDAKKRAAPYPPLDALLPKIEGLTPSLDALARAGTRFTNAHSAATWTRPGTLAMLVGARASEIGVESLHFVLHDSDIERYYSSEPPLISRILAKNGVLPRAFVNNFFMAGYATAGLDMGFERVADHRYHTRDTAEITRDTVSFIRDHASERFFLFCNYNSPHSPWEPPQKFLDRVPPPPAGPTDKHVRRYMAEAAKDDEAIGDVVRALDEAHLRERTLIVVTADHGETLSTAHDGVTSLDELPVRFHHAAGNYEETGRIPILAVLPGVIPANKAVTERVRSIDIAPTVLEVQGLTPPTRMSGRSLVPLMAGTKEDERVVLTEGRATRGLMVGRYRLLVREGKAQTTRLGDKSVTVSDELFDLEDDPGERHDIAPARPDMVAEMRARLAAAEKNVAVAGSEPVSRKEGKESLVPLHLRFVGGGGVHRVNGTLQAAGGAAAFRAEPVGIAHEVIKVEGPRVEFAFSTVPDGVVGFDLRVEPADAKVAWDLYLDDRPWPADRFFAGPLGLWEGSLEHGITTDEARSAIVSSALPVINFTKDLGLFVTYSGARNEGGGVGVAGASAEEMSRVLRAWGYAARAGGSGARAK